A stretch of the Macaca thibetana thibetana isolate TM-01 chromosome X, ASM2454274v1, whole genome shotgun sequence genome encodes the following:
- the PLXNB3 gene encoding plexin-B3 isoform X1: MCHATHGTPLLHHFMAPVMARRPPFGLCLLLLLLSPPPLPLTGAHRFSAPNTTLNHLALVPGRGTLYVGAVNRLFQLSPELQLEAMAVTGPVIDSPDCVPFRDPAECPQAQLTDNANQLLLVSSRAQELVACGQVRQGVCETRRLGDVAEVLYQAEDPGDGQFVAANTPGVATVGLVVPLPGQDLLLVARGLAGKLSAGVPPLAIRQLAGPQPFSSEGLGRLVVGDFSDYNNSYVGAFADTRSAYFVFRRRGARAQAEYRSYVARVCLGDTNLYSYVEVPLDCQGQGLIQAAFLAPGTLLGAFAAGPGGTQAALCAFPMAELGASMEQARRLCYTAGGRGPSGAEEATVEYGVTSRCVTLPLDSPESYPCGDEHTPSPIAGRQPLEAQPLLKLGQPVSAVAALQADGHMIAFLGDTQGQLHKVFLHGSQGQVYHSQQVGPPGSAISPDLLLDSSDSHLYVLTAHQVDRIPVAACPQFPDCASCLQAQDPLCGWCVLQGRCTRKGQCRRAGQPNQWLWSYEEDSHCLHIQSLLPSHHPRQEQGQVTLSVPRLPILDADEYFHCAFGDYDSLAHVEGPYVACVTPPQDQVPLNPPGTEHVTVPLALMFEDVAVAATNFSFYDCSAIQALEAAAPCRACVGSIWRCHWCPQSSHCVYGEHCPEGERTVYSTQEVDVQVRGPGACPQVEGLAGPHLVPVGWESHLALRVRNLQHFRGLPASFHCWLELPGELRGLPATLEETAGDSGLIHCQAHQFYPSMSQRELPVPIYVTQGEAQRLDNAHALYVILYDCAMGHPDCSHCQAANRSLGCLWCADGQPACRYGPLCPPGAVELLCPAPSIDAVEPLTGPPEGGLALTILGSNLGRAFADVQYAVSVASRPCSPEPSLYRTSARIVCVTSPAPNGTTGPVQVAIKSQPPGISSQHFTYQDPVLLSLSPRWGPQAGGTQLTIRGQHLQTGGNTSAFVGGQPCPILEPVCPEAIVCRTRPQAVPGEAAVLVVFGHAQRTLLTSPFRYTANPRLVAAEPSASFRGGGRLIRVRGTGLDVVQRPLLSVWLEADTEAQASRAQPRDPEPRRSCGAPAADPQACIQLGGGLLQCSTVCSVNSSSLLLCWSPAVPDRARLQRVFFTLDNVQVDFASASGGQGFLYQPNPRLAPLSHEGPARPYRLKPGHILDVEGEGLNLGISKEEVRVHIGRSECLVKTLTRTHLYCEPPTHAPQPADGSGLPQFVVQMGNVRLALGPVQYEAEPPLSAFPMEAQAGLGMGAAVLIAAVLLLTLMYRHKSKQALRDYQKVLLQLESLETGVGDQCRKEFTDLMTEMTDLSSDLEASGIPFLDYRTYAERAFFPGHGGCPLQPKPEGPGEDGRCTTVHQGLTQLSNLLNSKLFLLTLIHTLEEQPSFSQRDRCHVASLLSLALHGKLEYLTDIMRTLLGDLAAHYVHRNPKLMLRRTETMVEKLLTNWLSICLYAFLREVAGEPLYMLFRAIQYQVDKGPVDAVTGKAKRTLNDSHLLREDVEFQPLTLMVLVGPGAGGATCSSEVQRVPARVLDTDTITQVKEKVLDQVYKGTPFSQRPSVHALDLEWRSGLAGHLTLSDEDLTSVTQNHWKRLNTLQHYKVPDGATVGLVPQLHSGSSISQSLAQRCPLGENIPTLEDGEEGGVCLWHLVKATEEPEGAKVRCGSLREREPARAKAIPEIYLTRLLSMKGTLQKFVDDTFQAILSVNRPIPIAVKYLFDLLDELAEKHGIEDPGTLHIWKTNSLLLRFWVNALKNPQLIFDVRVSDNVDAILAVIAQTFIDSCTTSEHKVGRDSPVNKLLYAREIPRYKQMVERYYADIRQSSPASYQEMNSALAELSGSYTSAPHCLEALQELYNHIHRYYDQIISALEEDPVGQKLQLACRLQQVAALVENKVTDL; the protein is encoded by the exons ATGTGCCACGCCACCCACGGGACCCCTCTGCTGCACCACTTCATG GCCCCCGTGATGGCTCGCCGGCCTCCCTtcggcctctgcctcctcctgctgctgctgtcccCACCGCCACTGCCCTTGACAGGGGCCCATCGCTTCTCCGCACCTAACACCACTCTCAACCACTTGGCACTGGTGCCTGGCCGAGGCACACTCTATGTCGGCGCCGTGAACCGCCTCTTCCAGCTCAGCCCTGAGCTGCAGCTCGAGGCCATGGCTGTCACTGGCCCTGTCATCGACAGCCCCGACTGTGTGCCCTTCCGTGACCCGGCTGAGTGCCCACAGGCTCAGCTCACTGACAATGCCAACCAGCTGCTGCTGGTGAGCAGCCGTGCCCAGGAACTGGTGGCCTGTGGGCAGGTGCGGCAGGGTGTGTGTGAGACACGGCGCCTCGGGGATGTGGCCGAGGTGCTGTACCAGGCCGAGGACCCTGGTGACGGGCAGTTTGTGGCTGCCAATACCCCGGGAGTGGCCACAGTGGGGCTGGTGGTGCCCTTGCCCGGCCAGGACCTCCTGCTTGTGGCCAGAGGCCTGGCGGGCAAGCTGTCGGCAGGGGTGCCACCCCTGGCCATCCGCCAGCTGGCAGGGCCTCAGCCCTTCTCCAGCGAGGGCCTGGGCCGCCTCGTGGTAGGCGACTTCTCCGACTACAACAACAGCTACGTGGGGGCCTTTGCCGACACCCGCTCCGCGTACTTTGTGTTCCGCCGCCGTGGGGCCCGGGCCCAGGCTGAGTACCGCTCCTACGTGGCCCGCGTCTGCCTGGGGGACACCAACCTGTACTCCTATGTGGAGGTCCCCCTCGACTGCCAGGGCCAGGGCCTCATCCAGGCCGCCTTCCTTGCCCCGGGCACCTTGCTAGGGGCGTTTGCCGCGGGCCCAGGGGGCACCCAGGCGGCACTCTGCGCCTTCCCCATGGCGGAGCTGGGGGCCAGCATGGAGCAGGCCCGGAGACTTTGCTACACGGCAGGCGGCCGGGGCCCCAGCGGCGCAGAAGAAGCCACCGTGGAGTACGGCGTCACGTCGCGCTGTGTCACCCTGCCCCTT GACTCCCCCGAGTCGTACCCCTGCGGCGACGAACACACCCCCAGCCCCATTGCCGGCCGCCAGCCCCTGGAGGCCCAGCCTCTGCTGAAGCTCGGGCAGCCGGTCAGCGCCGTGGCAGCCCTCCAGGCAGACGGGCACATGATAGCCTTCCTAGGGGACACCCAGGGCCAGCTGCACAAG GTCTTTCTCCACGGCTCCCAGGGCCAGGTTTACCACTCCCAGCAAGTGGGGCCTCCAGGCTCAGCCATCAGCCCAGACCTGCTGCTGGACAGCAGTGACAGTCACCTCTATGTCCTGACTGCTCACCAG GTGGACCGGATACCTGTGGCGGCCTGTCCCCAGTTCCCTGACTGTGCCAGCTGCCTCCAGGCCCAGGACCCGCTGTGTGGCTGGTGTGTCCTCCAGGGCAG GTGTACCCGGAAGGGCCAGTGCAGGCGGGCGGGCCAGCCGAACCAGTGGCTGTGGAGCTATGAGGAGGACAGCCACTGCCTGCACATCCAGAGCCTGCTGCCGAGCCACCACCCCCGCCAGGAGCAGGGCCAG GTCACTTTGTCTGTCCCCCGGCTGCCCATCCTGGATGCAGATGAATACTTCCATTGTGCGTTCGGGGACTATGACAGCTTGGCTCATGTGGAAGGGCCCTACGTAGCCTGTGTCACCCCTCCCCAAGACCAGGTGCCACTTAACCCTCCAGGCACAG AACATGTCACTGTGCCCCTGGCCCTGATGTTCGAAGATGTGGCTGTGGCTGCCACCAACTTCTCCTTTTATGACTGCAGTGCCATCCAGGCCTTGGAGGCAGCTGCCCC GTGTCGTGCTTGCGTGGGCAGCATCTGGCGGTGTCACTGGTGCCCCCAGAGTAGCCACTGTGTATATGGAGAGCACTGCCCAGAGGGCGAGAGGACCGTCTACAGCACCCAGGAG GTGGACGTCCAGGTGCGTGGCCCAGGGGCTTGCCCGCAGGTTGAAGGCCTGGCAGGTCCCCACCTGGTGCCTGTGGGCTGGGAGAGCCATTTGGCCCTACGCGTGCGGAATCTTCAGCATTTCCGA GGCTTGCCTGCCTCCTTCCACTGCTGGCTGGAGCTGCCTGGAGAACTTCGGGGGCTGCCGGCCACCCTGGAGGAGACAGCAGGGGACTCGGGCCTCATCCACTGCCAGGCCCACCAG TTCTACCCCTCCATGTCCCAGCGGGAGCTCCCAGTGCCCATCTACGTCACCCAGGGCGAGGCCCAGAGGCTGGACAACGCCCATGCTCTTTATG TGATCCTGTACGACTGTGCCATGGGCCACCCGGACTGCAGCCACTGCCAAGCGGCCAACAGGAGCCTGGGCTGCCTGTGGTGTGCTGATGGCCAGCCTGCCTGTCGCTATGGGCCCTTGTGCCCGCCGGGGGCTGTGGAGCTGCTGTGTCCTGCACCCAGCATTGATGCG GTGGAGCCCTTGACTGGTCCCCCTGAGGGAGGCTTGGCCCTCACCATCCTGGGCTCCAACCTGGGCCGGGCCTTCGCTGATGTGCAATACGCCGTGAGCGTGGCCAGCCGGCCCTGCAGCCCTGAGCCCTCTCTCTACCGCACCTCAGCCCG GATTGTGTGTGTGACATCTCCTGCCCCCAATGGCACCACTGGACCCGTCCAGGTGGCCATTAAGAGCCAGCCACCAGGCATCTCAAGCCAGCACTTCACCTACCAG GACCCTGTCCTGCTGAGCCTGAGTCCTCGCTGGGGTCCCCAGGCAGGGGGCACCCAGCTCACCATCCGAGGTCAGCACCTCCAGACAGGTGGCAACACCAGTGCCTTCGTGGGTGGCCAACCCTGTCCCAT CCTGGAGCCAGTGTGTCCGGAGGCCATTGTGTGCCGCACCAGGCCCCAGGCTGTCCCAGGAGAAGCAGCGGTCCTTGTGGTCTTTGGCCATGCCCAGCGCACACTGCTCACCAGCCCCTTCCGCTACACCGCCAACCCCCGGCTTGTAGCAGCGGAACCCAGTGCCAGCTTCCGGGG GGGTGGGCGGCTGATCCGTGTCAGGGGCACCGGCCTGGATGTGGTGCAGCGGCCCCTACTGTCTGTGTGGCTGGAGGCTGACACAGAGGCACAGGCTTCCAGGGCCCAGCCCCGGGACCCAGAGCCAAGGAGGAGCTGTGGAGCCCCTGCTGCGGATCCCCAGGCTTGTATCCAGCTTGGTGGGGGATTGCTGCAG TGCTCCACCGTCTGCTCTGTCAACTCGTCCAGCCTCCTCCTGTGCTGGAGCCCTGCTGTGCCAGACAGGGCCCGCCTGCAGCGGGTCTTCTTCACCCTAGACAACGTGCAAGTGGACTTTGCCAGCGCCAGTGGGGGCCAGGGCTTCCTGTACCAGCCCAACCCCCGCCTGGCACCCCTCAGCCACGAGGGGCCTGCCCGCCCCTACCGCCTCAAGCCAGGCCACATCCTGGATGTGGAG GGTGAGGGCCTCAACCTGGGCATCAGCAAGGAAGAGGTGCGCGTGCACATCGGCCGCAGCGAGTGCCTGGTGAAGACGCTCACGCGCACCCACCTGTACTGCGAGCCGCCTACGCACGCCCCGCAGCCTGCCGATGGCTCTGGCCTGCCACAGTTCGTG GTGCAGATGGGTAATGTGCGGCTGGCCCTGGGCCCTGTGCAGTACGAGGCTGAGCCCCCGCTGTCTGCCTTTCCcatggaggcccaggcaggcctGGGCATGGGTGCTGCCGTGCTGATTGCCGCCGTGCTCCTCCTCACCCTCATGTACAG GCACAAGAGCAAGCAGGCCCTGCGGGACTACCAGAAGGTGCTACTGCAGCTGGAGAGCCTGGAGACCGGCGTGGGGGACCAGTGCCGAAAGGAGTTCACAG ACCTCATGACGGAGATGACCGACCTCAGCAGCGACCTGGAGGCCAGCGGGATCCCCTTCCTGGACTACCGCACCTACGCCGAGCGCGCCTTCTTCCCTGGCCATGGCGGTTGCCCACTGCAGCCCAAGCCTGAGGGGCCAGGGGAGGACGGCCGCTGCACCACTGTGCACCAGGGCCTCACGCAGCTCTCCAACCTGCTCAACAGCAAGCTCTTCCTCCTCACG CTCATCCACACCCTGGAGGAGCAGCCCAGCTTTTCCCAGAGGGATCGCTGCCATGTGGCTTCGCTGCTGTCGCTAGCACTACACGGCAAGCTGGAGTACCTGACTGACATCATGAGGACCCTGCTGGGTGACCTGGCAGCCCATTACGTGCACAGGAACCCCAAGCTCATGCTACGCAG GACAGAGACCATGGTGGAAAAACTGCTCACCAACTGGCTGTCCATCTGCCTGTACGCCTTCCTGAGG GAGGTGGCCGGTGAGCCACTGTACATGCTCTTCCGGGCCATCCAGTACCAAGTGGACAAAGGCCCCGTGGACGCCGTGACAGGCAAGGCCAAACGGACCCTGAATGATAGCCACCTGCTGCGGGAGGACGTGGAGTTCCAGCCCCTGACACTGATGGTGCTggtggggcctggggctggcGGGGCCACATGCAGCAGTGAGGTGCAGCGCGTGCCGGCCCGGGTGCTCGACACAGACACCATCACCCAGGTCAAGGAGAAGGTGTTGGACCAAGTCTACAAGGGCACCCCCTTCTCCCAGAGGCCCTCAGTGCATGCCCTAGACCTTG AGTGGCGCTCGGGCCTGGCTGGTCACCTCACCCTGTCGGATGAAGACTTGACCTCCGTGACCCAAAACCACTGGAAGAGACTCAACACTTTGCAGCACTACAAG GTCCCAGATGGAGCAACAGTGGGGCTCGTCCCTCAGCTGCACAGCGGCAGCAGCATCTCCCAGAGCCTGGCCCAGAGGTGCCCCTTGGGAGAGA ACATCCCCACGCTGGAGGATGGCGAGGAGGGTGGGGTGTGCCTCTGGCACCTGGTGAAAGCCACCGAGGAGCCAGAAGGGGCCAAGGTGCGGTGCGGCAGCCTGCGGGAGCGGGAGCCAGCGAGGGCCAAGGCCATTCCGGAAATCTACCTCACCCGTCTGCTGTCCATGAAG GGCACGCTGCAGAAGTTTGTGGACGACACCTTCCAGGCCATTCTCAGTGTGAACCGGCCCATCCCCATCGCTGTCAAGTACCTGTTTGACCTTCTGGATGAACTCGCAGAGAAGCACGGCATCGAGGACCCAGGGACCCTGCACATCTGGAAGACTAACAG
- the PLXNB3 gene encoding plexin-B3 isoform X3: MCHATHGTPLLHHFMAPVMARRPPFGLCLLLLLLSPPPLPLTGAHRFSAPNTTLNHLALVPGRGTLYVGAVNRLFQLSPELQLEAMAVTGPVIDSPDCVPFRDPAECPQAQLTDNANQLLLVSSRAQELVACGQVRQGVCETRRLGDVAEVLYQAEDPGDGQFVAANTPGVATVGLVVPLPGQDLLLVARGLAGKLSAGVPPLAIRQLAGPQPFSSEGLGRLVVGDFSDYNNSYVGAFADTRSAYFVFRRRGARAQAEYRSYVARVCLGDTNLYSYVEVPLDCQGQGLIQAAFLAPGTLLGAFAAGPGGTQAALCAFPMAELGASMEQARRLCYTAGGRGPSGAEEATVEYGVTSRCVTLPLDSPESYPCGDEHTPSPIAGRQPLEAQPLLKLGQPVSAVAALQADGHMIAFLGDTQGQLHKVFLHGSQGQVYHSQQVGPPGSAISPDLLLDSSDSHLYVLTAHQVDRIPVAACPQFPDCASCLQAQDPLCGWCVLQGRCTRKGQCRRAGQPNQWLWSYEEDSHCLHIQSLLPSHHPRQEQGQVTLSVPRLPILDADEYFHCAFGDYDSLAHVEGPYVACVTPPQDQVPLNPPGTEHVTVPLALMFEDVAVAATNFSFYDCSAIQALEAAAPCRACVGSIWRCHWCPQSSHCVYGEHCPEGERTVYSTQEVDVQVRGPGACPQVEGLAGPHLVPVGWESHLALRVRNLQHFRGLPASFHCWLELPGELRGLPATLEETAGDSGLIHCQAHQFYPSMSQRELPVPIYVTQGEAQRLDNAHALYVILYDCAMGHPDCSHCQAANRSLGCLWCADGQPACRYGPLCPPGAVELLCPAPSIDAVEPLTGPPEGGLALTILGSNLGRAFADVQYAVSVASRPCSPEPSLYRTSARIVCVTSPAPNGTTGPVQVAIKSQPPGISSQHFTYQDPVLLSLSPRWGPQAGGTQLTIRGQHLQTGGNTSAFVGGQPCPILEPVCPEAIVCRTRPQAVPGEAAVLVVFGHAQRTLLTSPFRYTANPRLVAAEPSASFRGGGRLIRVRGTGLDVVQRPLLSVWLEADTEAQASRAQPRDPEPRRSCGAPAADPQACIQLGGGLLQCSTVCSVNSSSLLLCWSPAVPDRARLQRVFFTLDNVQVDFASASGGQGFLYQPNPRLAPLSHEGPARPYRLKPGHILDVEGEGLNLGISKEEVRVHIGRSECLVKTLTRTHLYCEPPTHAPQPADGSGLPQFVVQMGNVRLALGPVQYEAEPPLSAFPMEAQAGLGMGAAVLIAAVLLLTLMYRHKSKQALRDYQKVLLQLESLETGVGDQCRKEFTDLMTEMTDLSSDLEASGIPFLDYRTYAERAFFPGHGGCPLQPKPEGPGEDGRCTTVHQGLTQLSNLLNSKLFLLTLIHTLEEQPSFSQRDRCHVASLLSLALHGKLEYLTDIMRTLLGDLAAHYVHRNPKLMLRRTETMVEKLLTNWLSICLYAFLREVAGEPLYMLFRAIQYQVDKGPVDAVTGKAKRTLNDSHLLREDVEFQPLTLMVLVGPGAGGATCSSEVQRVPARVLDTDTITQVKEKVLDQVYKGTPFSQRPSVHALDLEWRSGLAGHLTLSDEDLTSVTQNHWKRLNTLQHYKVPDGATVGLVPQLHSGSSISQSLAQRCPLGENIPTLEDGEEGGVCLWHLVKATEEPEGAKVRCGSLREREPARAKAIPEIYLTRLLSMKGTLQKFVDDTFQAILSVNRPIPIAVKYLFDLLDELAEKHGIEDPGTLHIWKTNSLLLRFWVNALKNPQLIFDVRVSDNVDAILAVIAQTFIDSCTTSEHKVGRDSPVNKLLYAREIPRYKQMVERYYADIRQSSPASYQEMNSALAELSGSYTSAPHCLEALQELYNHIHRLSVPWRRTLWARSCSWPAACSRLPPWWRTK; encoded by the exons ATGTGCCACGCCACCCACGGGACCCCTCTGCTGCACCACTTCATG GCCCCCGTGATGGCTCGCCGGCCTCCCTtcggcctctgcctcctcctgctgctgctgtcccCACCGCCACTGCCCTTGACAGGGGCCCATCGCTTCTCCGCACCTAACACCACTCTCAACCACTTGGCACTGGTGCCTGGCCGAGGCACACTCTATGTCGGCGCCGTGAACCGCCTCTTCCAGCTCAGCCCTGAGCTGCAGCTCGAGGCCATGGCTGTCACTGGCCCTGTCATCGACAGCCCCGACTGTGTGCCCTTCCGTGACCCGGCTGAGTGCCCACAGGCTCAGCTCACTGACAATGCCAACCAGCTGCTGCTGGTGAGCAGCCGTGCCCAGGAACTGGTGGCCTGTGGGCAGGTGCGGCAGGGTGTGTGTGAGACACGGCGCCTCGGGGATGTGGCCGAGGTGCTGTACCAGGCCGAGGACCCTGGTGACGGGCAGTTTGTGGCTGCCAATACCCCGGGAGTGGCCACAGTGGGGCTGGTGGTGCCCTTGCCCGGCCAGGACCTCCTGCTTGTGGCCAGAGGCCTGGCGGGCAAGCTGTCGGCAGGGGTGCCACCCCTGGCCATCCGCCAGCTGGCAGGGCCTCAGCCCTTCTCCAGCGAGGGCCTGGGCCGCCTCGTGGTAGGCGACTTCTCCGACTACAACAACAGCTACGTGGGGGCCTTTGCCGACACCCGCTCCGCGTACTTTGTGTTCCGCCGCCGTGGGGCCCGGGCCCAGGCTGAGTACCGCTCCTACGTGGCCCGCGTCTGCCTGGGGGACACCAACCTGTACTCCTATGTGGAGGTCCCCCTCGACTGCCAGGGCCAGGGCCTCATCCAGGCCGCCTTCCTTGCCCCGGGCACCTTGCTAGGGGCGTTTGCCGCGGGCCCAGGGGGCACCCAGGCGGCACTCTGCGCCTTCCCCATGGCGGAGCTGGGGGCCAGCATGGAGCAGGCCCGGAGACTTTGCTACACGGCAGGCGGCCGGGGCCCCAGCGGCGCAGAAGAAGCCACCGTGGAGTACGGCGTCACGTCGCGCTGTGTCACCCTGCCCCTT GACTCCCCCGAGTCGTACCCCTGCGGCGACGAACACACCCCCAGCCCCATTGCCGGCCGCCAGCCCCTGGAGGCCCAGCCTCTGCTGAAGCTCGGGCAGCCGGTCAGCGCCGTGGCAGCCCTCCAGGCAGACGGGCACATGATAGCCTTCCTAGGGGACACCCAGGGCCAGCTGCACAAG GTCTTTCTCCACGGCTCCCAGGGCCAGGTTTACCACTCCCAGCAAGTGGGGCCTCCAGGCTCAGCCATCAGCCCAGACCTGCTGCTGGACAGCAGTGACAGTCACCTCTATGTCCTGACTGCTCACCAG GTGGACCGGATACCTGTGGCGGCCTGTCCCCAGTTCCCTGACTGTGCCAGCTGCCTCCAGGCCCAGGACCCGCTGTGTGGCTGGTGTGTCCTCCAGGGCAG GTGTACCCGGAAGGGCCAGTGCAGGCGGGCGGGCCAGCCGAACCAGTGGCTGTGGAGCTATGAGGAGGACAGCCACTGCCTGCACATCCAGAGCCTGCTGCCGAGCCACCACCCCCGCCAGGAGCAGGGCCAG GTCACTTTGTCTGTCCCCCGGCTGCCCATCCTGGATGCAGATGAATACTTCCATTGTGCGTTCGGGGACTATGACAGCTTGGCTCATGTGGAAGGGCCCTACGTAGCCTGTGTCACCCCTCCCCAAGACCAGGTGCCACTTAACCCTCCAGGCACAG AACATGTCACTGTGCCCCTGGCCCTGATGTTCGAAGATGTGGCTGTGGCTGCCACCAACTTCTCCTTTTATGACTGCAGTGCCATCCAGGCCTTGGAGGCAGCTGCCCC GTGTCGTGCTTGCGTGGGCAGCATCTGGCGGTGTCACTGGTGCCCCCAGAGTAGCCACTGTGTATATGGAGAGCACTGCCCAGAGGGCGAGAGGACCGTCTACAGCACCCAGGAG GTGGACGTCCAGGTGCGTGGCCCAGGGGCTTGCCCGCAGGTTGAAGGCCTGGCAGGTCCCCACCTGGTGCCTGTGGGCTGGGAGAGCCATTTGGCCCTACGCGTGCGGAATCTTCAGCATTTCCGA GGCTTGCCTGCCTCCTTCCACTGCTGGCTGGAGCTGCCTGGAGAACTTCGGGGGCTGCCGGCCACCCTGGAGGAGACAGCAGGGGACTCGGGCCTCATCCACTGCCAGGCCCACCAG TTCTACCCCTCCATGTCCCAGCGGGAGCTCCCAGTGCCCATCTACGTCACCCAGGGCGAGGCCCAGAGGCTGGACAACGCCCATGCTCTTTATG TGATCCTGTACGACTGTGCCATGGGCCACCCGGACTGCAGCCACTGCCAAGCGGCCAACAGGAGCCTGGGCTGCCTGTGGTGTGCTGATGGCCAGCCTGCCTGTCGCTATGGGCCCTTGTGCCCGCCGGGGGCTGTGGAGCTGCTGTGTCCTGCACCCAGCATTGATGCG GTGGAGCCCTTGACTGGTCCCCCTGAGGGAGGCTTGGCCCTCACCATCCTGGGCTCCAACCTGGGCCGGGCCTTCGCTGATGTGCAATACGCCGTGAGCGTGGCCAGCCGGCCCTGCAGCCCTGAGCCCTCTCTCTACCGCACCTCAGCCCG GATTGTGTGTGTGACATCTCCTGCCCCCAATGGCACCACTGGACCCGTCCAGGTGGCCATTAAGAGCCAGCCACCAGGCATCTCAAGCCAGCACTTCACCTACCAG GACCCTGTCCTGCTGAGCCTGAGTCCTCGCTGGGGTCCCCAGGCAGGGGGCACCCAGCTCACCATCCGAGGTCAGCACCTCCAGACAGGTGGCAACACCAGTGCCTTCGTGGGTGGCCAACCCTGTCCCAT CCTGGAGCCAGTGTGTCCGGAGGCCATTGTGTGCCGCACCAGGCCCCAGGCTGTCCCAGGAGAAGCAGCGGTCCTTGTGGTCTTTGGCCATGCCCAGCGCACACTGCTCACCAGCCCCTTCCGCTACACCGCCAACCCCCGGCTTGTAGCAGCGGAACCCAGTGCCAGCTTCCGGGG GGGTGGGCGGCTGATCCGTGTCAGGGGCACCGGCCTGGATGTGGTGCAGCGGCCCCTACTGTCTGTGTGGCTGGAGGCTGACACAGAGGCACAGGCTTCCAGGGCCCAGCCCCGGGACCCAGAGCCAAGGAGGAGCTGTGGAGCCCCTGCTGCGGATCCCCAGGCTTGTATCCAGCTTGGTGGGGGATTGCTGCAG TGCTCCACCGTCTGCTCTGTCAACTCGTCCAGCCTCCTCCTGTGCTGGAGCCCTGCTGTGCCAGACAGGGCCCGCCTGCAGCGGGTCTTCTTCACCCTAGACAACGTGCAAGTGGACTTTGCCAGCGCCAGTGGGGGCCAGGGCTTCCTGTACCAGCCCAACCCCCGCCTGGCACCCCTCAGCCACGAGGGGCCTGCCCGCCCCTACCGCCTCAAGCCAGGCCACATCCTGGATGTGGAG GGTGAGGGCCTCAACCTGGGCATCAGCAAGGAAGAGGTGCGCGTGCACATCGGCCGCAGCGAGTGCCTGGTGAAGACGCTCACGCGCACCCACCTGTACTGCGAGCCGCCTACGCACGCCCCGCAGCCTGCCGATGGCTCTGGCCTGCCACAGTTCGTG GTGCAGATGGGTAATGTGCGGCTGGCCCTGGGCCCTGTGCAGTACGAGGCTGAGCCCCCGCTGTCTGCCTTTCCcatggaggcccaggcaggcctGGGCATGGGTGCTGCCGTGCTGATTGCCGCCGTGCTCCTCCTCACCCTCATGTACAG GCACAAGAGCAAGCAGGCCCTGCGGGACTACCAGAAGGTGCTACTGCAGCTGGAGAGCCTGGAGACCGGCGTGGGGGACCAGTGCCGAAAGGAGTTCACAG ACCTCATGACGGAGATGACCGACCTCAGCAGCGACCTGGAGGCCAGCGGGATCCCCTTCCTGGACTACCGCACCTACGCCGAGCGCGCCTTCTTCCCTGGCCATGGCGGTTGCCCACTGCAGCCCAAGCCTGAGGGGCCAGGGGAGGACGGCCGCTGCACCACTGTGCACCAGGGCCTCACGCAGCTCTCCAACCTGCTCAACAGCAAGCTCTTCCTCCTCACG CTCATCCACACCCTGGAGGAGCAGCCCAGCTTTTCCCAGAGGGATCGCTGCCATGTGGCTTCGCTGCTGTCGCTAGCACTACACGGCAAGCTGGAGTACCTGACTGACATCATGAGGACCCTGCTGGGTGACCTGGCAGCCCATTACGTGCACAGGAACCCCAAGCTCATGCTACGCAG GACAGAGACCATGGTGGAAAAACTGCTCACCAACTGGCTGTCCATCTGCCTGTACGCCTTCCTGAGG GAGGTGGCCGGTGAGCCACTGTACATGCTCTTCCGGGCCATCCAGTACCAAGTGGACAAAGGCCCCGTGGACGCCGTGACAGGCAAGGCCAAACGGACCCTGAATGATAGCCACCTGCTGCGGGAGGACGTGGAGTTCCAGCCCCTGACACTGATGGTGCTggtggggcctggggctggcGGGGCCACATGCAGCAGTGAGGTGCAGCGCGTGCCGGCCCGGGTGCTCGACACAGACACCATCACCCAGGTCAAGGAGAAGGTGTTGGACCAAGTCTACAAGGGCACCCCCTTCTCCCAGAGGCCCTCAGTGCATGCCCTAGACCTTG AGTGGCGCTCGGGCCTGGCTGGTCACCTCACCCTGTCGGATGAAGACTTGACCTCCGTGACCCAAAACCACTGGAAGAGACTCAACACTTTGCAGCACTACAAG GTCCCAGATGGAGCAACAGTGGGGCTCGTCCCTCAGCTGCACAGCGGCAGCAGCATCTCCCAGAGCCTGGCCCAGAGGTGCCCCTTGGGAGAGA ACATCCCCACGCTGGAGGATGGCGAGGAGGGTGGGGTGTGCCTCTGGCACCTGGTGAAAGCCACCGAGGAGCCAGAAGGGGCCAAGGTGCGGTGCGGCAGCCTGCGGGAGCGGGAGCCAGCGAGGGCCAAGGCCATTCCGGAAATCTACCTCACCCGTCTGCTGTCCATGAAG GGCACGCTGCAGAAGTTTGTGGACGACACCTTCCAGGCCATTCTCAGTGTGAACCGGCCCATCCCCATCGCTGTCAAGTACCTGTTTGACCTTCTGGATGAACTCGCAGAGAAGCACGGCATCGAGGACCCAGGGACCCTGCACATCTGGAAGACTAACAG